The following are encoded together in the Oceanobacillus zhaokaii genome:
- a CDS encoding YwbE family protein, which translates to MEIDGRYRKNVKPGLAVEIVLKQDQRTGKTTAGIVKDLLTKSEFHPHGIKVRLEDGQVGRIHTK; encoded by the coding sequence ATGGAAATAGATGGTAGATATCGAAAAAATGTAAAACCTGGACTAGCTGTTGAGATTGTTCTCAAACAAGATCAACGAACAGGAAAAACAACTGCTGGAATTGTGAAGGATCTATTAACCAAATCAGAATTCCATCCACATGGAATTAAAGTAAGGCTTGAAGATGGGCAAGTAGGAAGAATTCATACAAAATAA
- a CDS encoding DUF2164 domain-containing protein, producing MSEKIVLSKEQRDEMIALIRNYFEKNMDEPIGELKAMMLLDFITTELAPKFYNLGVEESHIYLAAKLDDLFEIQK from the coding sequence ATGAGTGAAAAGATAGTATTATCGAAGGAACAGCGTGATGAAATGATTGCGCTGATCAGAAATTACTTCGAAAAAAACATGGATGAACCGATTGGTGAATTAAAAGCAATGATGCTATTGGATTTCATTACAACAGAACTAGCACCGAAGTTCTATAATTTAGGCGTAGAGGAAAGCCATATCTATCTAGCAGCGAAGCTTGATGATTTATTTGAAATCCAAAAATAG